Proteins from a genomic interval of Thermosipho africanus Ob7:
- a CDS encoding monovalent cation/H+ antiporter complex subunit F, whose translation MIYIILASIIFSIISVLKEKDIYYKLVPLLTIQTKISILIILYSYIKEQPMLIDIGIFYLLLSIGGTFVISSFISRSDL comes from the coding sequence GTGATTTATATAATACTTGCTTCTATTATTTTTTCAATTATTTCTGTTTTAAAAGAAAAAGATATTTATTATAAATTAGTACCTTTACTTACAATACAAACAAAAATTTCAATTCTTATTATATTATACTCTTACATTAAAGAACAGCCAATGTTAATAGATATTGGTATTTTTTATCTTTTGCTTTCAATTGGTGGAACCTTTGTTATATCATCTTTCATTTCCAGGAGTGATTTATGA
- a CDS encoding monovalent cation/H(+) antiporter subunit G, giving the protein MIIIYLGTLIMLIGNFLAFFQKNILKKIHYIGAGDTSGAILIMIGLLTKNYEISKIISTILILIVGLPASSYFISISIIRKEKKL; this is encoded by the coding sequence ATGATAATAATATACCTTGGTACTTTAATAATGCTTATTGGGAATTTTTTGGCTTTTTTTCAAAAAAACATTCTTAAAAAAATCCACTATATTGGTGCCGGCGATACTTCTGGAGCTATTTTAATAATGATTGGATTACTAACAAAAAATTACGAAATATCAAAAATAATATCTACAATTTTAATTTTAATAGTAGGTCTCCCTGCTTCAAGTTATTTTATTTCCATTTCCATTATAAGAAAGGAAAAAAAGTTATGA
- a CDS encoding DUF4911 domain-containing protein: MNKLEKELDVLLKIDKEDVHLLSYILESEDNLANIRKYENQILRIITTSSLLDEVMKILNSLKEKIKFEIIEIKENSGSAG; this comes from the coding sequence GTGAATAAATTGGAAAAAGAATTAGATGTTTTATTAAAAATTGATAAAGAAGATGTTCATCTTTTAAGCTATATTTTAGAATCAGAAGACAATTTAGCAAATATTAGAAAATATGAAAACCAAATATTACGTATAATAACCACCTCTTCACTTTTAGATGAAGTTATGAAAATTTTAAATAGTTTAAAAGAAAAGATCAAGTTTGAAATTATCGAAATAAAGGAAAATTCTGGAAGTGCAGGATAA
- a CDS encoding GNAT family N-acetyltransferase → MFNTELIIEEISKSDIFNLYEYRKNILSETPFLVTTLDDLMDFNSFKNYIHFYIENDLRNIFVAKKDNTIIGEITILIHDKKRMRHVAEFGISVLKEYRGKGIGRKLIQTAEKWAFDKNVKRIQIEVMENNNVALNLYLSLGYKIEGRKKMAVRFGNSFVDLIIMAKLRDFK, encoded by the coding sequence ATGTTCAATACTGAATTAATAATTGAAGAAATTTCTAAAAGTGATATTTTTAACCTTTATGAATATAGAAAAAACATATTGTCAGAAACACCATTTTTAGTAACCACCTTAGATGATTTAATGGATTTTAATTCATTTAAAAATTATATTCATTTTTACATTGAAAATGATTTACGAAATATATTTGTAGCAAAAAAAGATAATACTATAATTGGTGAAATTACAATTTTAATTCACGATAAAAAAAGAATGAGACATGTTGCAGAATTTGGTATTTCTGTTTTGAAAGAATATCGCGGTAAGGGCATTGGAAGAAAATTAATACAAACAGCAGAAAAATGGGCTTTTGATAAAAATGTAAAAAGAATTCAAATAGAAGTTATGGAAAATAATAATGTTGCTTTAAATCTTTATCTTTCGCTAGGATATAAAATAGAAGGTAGAAAGAAAATGGCAGTTCGTTTTGGTAATTCGTTTGTTGATCTAATTATAATGGCAAAGTTGAGGGATTTTAAATGA
- a CDS encoding metal-dependent transcriptional regulator, whose amino-acid sequence MSVEYNLTKAERKYLLMVFLTLNSMGWTRLKKIADYAGVKMPSAKQALDSLAEKGLIYYEKRGAITLTDEGKKIAIIENKNIRAVQKFLVEILGIDPEKAWDSCLKIYFDMDEEAASKFLLFAKFMNECPQEKPFFIKHFKEYLSKGKITDNCPFLNKEGE is encoded by the coding sequence TTGTCAGTAGAATATAATTTAACAAAAGCAGAAAGAAAATATCTTCTTATGGTTTTTTTAACTCTTAATTCAATGGGATGGACTAGATTAAAAAAAATTGCTGACTATGCTGGTGTAAAAATGCCATCTGCAAAACAGGCATTAGATTCCCTAGCTGAAAAAGGACTGATTTATTATGAGAAAAGAGGAGCTATTACTCTAACTGATGAAGGAAAAAAAATTGCAATTATAGAAAATAAAAACATAAGAGCTGTTCAAAAATTCTTAGTTGAAATTTTAGGAATAGACCCAGAAAAAGCATGGGATTCATGCTTAAAAATTTATTTTGATATGGATGAGGAAGCTGCTTCAAAATTTTTACTATTTGCAAAATTTATGAATGAATGTCCACAAGAAAAACCATTTTTTATTAAACACTTTAAAGAATATTTAAGCAAAGGAAAAATAACCGATAATTGTCCATTTCTTAATAAGGAAGGTGAATAA
- a CDS encoding M42 family metallopeptidase has product MTYVQEAVNKIVELCNIPSPTGYTYKAIKYLIDEFKNLGFKYYLTNKNNLLVDLGHGDSNAIMFTAHVDTLGAMVRSITNKGTLKITRIGGYPFSHIENENCTIFTRDGKEFTGTIYNIHPSVHVYEDSGTIKRSEENMEIVLDQKVHSKEDVIELGIMPGDFVSFDPRTVVTKTGFIKSRHLDDKASAGILIALAKSIRDFAIEPKRRVYMLFTSYEEVGHGGAANIPEDVTEVIAVDMGAVGSDLESNVYSASICAKDSSGPYDYEIVGKLIKAAKFAEVNYTVDIYPYYSSDVSAALRAGHDIKHGLVGPGIYASHGYERTHIEAIEATLKLLQKYLEID; this is encoded by the coding sequence ATGACATACGTTCAAGAAGCTGTTAATAAGATTGTAGAACTTTGCAATATACCAAGCCCTACTGGTTACACCTATAAAGCTATAAAATACTTAATTGATGAATTTAAAAACCTTGGTTTTAAATACTACCTAACTAACAAAAACAACTTATTAGTTGACCTTGGACATGGTGATAGTAATGCAATCATGTTTACTGCTCATGTAGATACTTTAGGTGCAATGGTAAGATCTATAACAAATAAAGGGACGCTTAAAATTACAAGAATAGGTGGCTATCCTTTCAGTCACATTGAAAATGAAAATTGTACTATTTTCACAAGAGATGGTAAAGAATTTACTGGCACAATTTATAATATTCATCCATCAGTTCACGTATATGAGGATAGTGGAACAATAAAAAGAAGTGAAGAAAATATGGAAATCGTTTTAGATCAGAAAGTTCACTCAAAGGAAGACGTTATTGAACTTGGAATTATGCCAGGAGACTTTGTATCCTTTGATCCCAGAACTGTTGTAACAAAAACAGGATTTATTAAGAGTAGACATCTTGATGATAAAGCAAGTGCAGGTATATTAATAGCACTTGCAAAGTCAATACGCGATTTTGCAATTGAACCAAAGAGAAGAGTTTACATGCTTTTCACAAGTTATGAAGAAGTTGGCCATGGTGGAGCAGCAAATATTCCTGAAGATGTTACTGAGGTTATAGCTGTAGACATGGGAGCAGTTGGCAGCGATCTCGAATCAAATGTTTACTCTGCATCAATTTGTGCTAAAGATTCCAGTGGCCCATATGATTATGAAATTGTTGGAAAATTAATAAAAGCTGCAAAGTTTGCTGAAGTAAATTATACAGTTGATATTTATCCTTATTATAGTTCTGATGTTAGTGCTGCTTTAAGGGCTGGACACGATATAAAGCATGGACTTGTTGGACCTGGGATTTATGCTTCACATGGATATGAAAGAACTCATATTGAAGCTATTGAAGCTACACTAAAGCTTTTACAAAAGTATCTTGAAATTGACTAA
- a CDS encoding hydrogenase subunit MbhD domain-containing protein has translation MIRYIFGMTAIFVTIFIFFSNKTFNSFLYRTILSVLMVAIYTLYLAPDVALAEAMLGALLSTFVYLLTFKIHSKIKVVIVEIPILCENHQNISVGLIPEILNDFAKKYNHKIEFIYEESISKVDKLLLSGEVDIAISYDGDFKILEIPIYKHKDRELTYFEITKSSDIDYSKVKKIKNASLYFKFSDKDTTLFEEFSSFYNSQYINEKLKKYKLGGI, from the coding sequence ATGATAAGGTATATTTTTGGAATGACTGCAATCTTTGTAACAATCTTTATATTTTTCTCAAATAAAACTTTTAACTCTTTTTTATATAGAACAATTCTTAGTGTTTTAATGGTTGCAATTTATACATTATATCTTGCACCAGATGTAGCACTAGCCGAAGCAATGTTAGGTGCTCTTTTATCAACGTTTGTATATCTTTTAACATTTAAAATCCATTCGAAAATAAAAGTTGTGATCGTCGAAATACCAATACTCTGTGAAAATCACCAAAATATATCTGTTGGTTTGATCCCAGAAATACTTAATGACTTTGCAAAAAAATACAATCATAAAATTGAGTTCATTTATGAAGAATCTATTTCTAAAGTTGACAAATTACTCCTTTCTGGAGAAGTTGACATTGCAATTTCCTATGATGGTGATTTTAAAATTCTAGAAATACCTATTTACAAACACAAAGATAGAGAACTTACATACTTTGAAATAACAAAATCTTCAGACATAGATTACTCAAAAGTAAAAAAAATAAAAAATGCTTCTTTATATTTTAAATTCTCTGATAAAGATACAACACTTTTTGAAGAATTTTCTTCATTTTATAATTCCCAATACATAAATGAAAAACTAAAAAAATACAAATTAGGAGGGATTTGA
- a CDS encoding metallophosphoesterase family protein, with translation MTFKKYVIFFLIIFSIVIFPEINKTLYFNFNNKIIVKNYDESFNFSLNESTIVAIYGDSRWGDKIHSEIVSQILKFNPHVVIHLGDMVNKGDNINDWEKFFEITYDLRKRSYFQVVKGNHENPSDYFDKIFGVKNYYSDFFGYRFIFLDAESGINKCIEFIKNYANEKSIVFLHYPIFTVGPHFKDSIVKKLKILHEIFLNKNVKLVISAHEHNYQHFVFNNFHYIITGGGGAATYNKVLNNKNLTFFSKVHNFVILEFNNKFVTVKSYKYNGELLEEFNVQY, from the coding sequence ATGACTTTTAAAAAGTATGTTATTTTTTTCCTGATTATTTTTTCTATAGTAATTTTTCCTGAAATTAATAAAACATTATATTTCAATTTTAATAATAAAATAATAGTTAAAAACTATGATGAAAGCTTCAACTTTTCATTGAATGAATCAACTATTGTAGCAATATATGGAGATTCAAGATGGGGAGATAAGATTCACTCCGAAATTGTATCTCAAATTCTAAAATTCAATCCACACGTTGTTATCCATTTAGGCGATATGGTAAACAAAGGTGATAATATAAATGACTGGGAAAAATTTTTTGAAATAACTTATGATTTAAGAAAACGTTCATACTTTCAAGTAGTAAAGGGCAATCACGAAAATCCAAGTGATTATTTTGATAAAATTTTTGGAGTTAAAAACTATTATTCAGATTTTTTTGGATACAGATTTATATTTTTAGATGCTGAATCTGGAATAAACAAATGTATAGAATTTATTAAAAACTATGCCAACGAAAAGTCTATAGTATTCCTTCATTATCCCATCTTTACGGTTGGCCCACATTTTAAAGATTCCATTGTAAAAAAATTAAAAATTTTACACGAAATATTTTTAAACAAAAATGTTAAACTGGTAATTTCTGCCCATGAACATAATTATCAGCACTTTGTTTTTAATAATTTTCATTATATAATTACTGGTGGGGGTGGAGCTGCCACCTACAATAAAGTACTTAACAATAAAAATTTAACCTTTTTTTCAAAAGTTCACAATTTTGTTATTCTTGAATTTAATAACAAATTTGTTACTGTAAAATCATATAAGTACAATGGTGAACTATTGGAGGAATTTAATGTTCAATACTGA